A stretch of DNA from Candidatus Bathyarchaeota archaeon:
CATCTTGGACTCACGAGTTAACAACATCTACCAGTTTGACCAGAAAACCCTCGTATTCCGACTGCACAAAACCGACCTGCCCCCAATCAGACTAGTAATTGAAGCGGGAAGAAGACTGCACACCACAGTTTACGCGGAGGAAAGCCCAGCGCAGCCTCCACCATTCTGTATGACAATGCGCAAGTACCTACGCGGCGCATGGCTGGCAGGGATTGAACAGTACCAGTTTGAGCGAATAGTTACAGTGGATTTTAGGACCAAAACGGGCTTGCTAAAATTGACGGTGGAACTGTTTGGTGAGGGCAATCTGATACTAACTAACGAGCAAAACGTGATAATCAGCGCCATGGAGTTTAAGCGGATGCGCGACCGCAACATCTTGCATGGGGAGCAACTGGTGTTTCCTCCTGCAATAGGCAAAAACCCCTTTGAAGTCACCAAAACCACTCTTGCAGACACCCTCAAAGAGTCAGGCGACACAGAGGTAGTCAGAGCAATGGCGCGTTCTCTTGGGCTTGGGGGGGTTTACTCAGAGGAAATCCTACAAAGAGCAGACATCGACAAAACCAGACCATGCAAAACCCTGCAAGAAACAGATTTTGACGCCATTTTCGGATGCCTTGAGGAATTACTTTCCAAAATTTCTAATCATCAGTTGGAACCCAACATTGTACTTGATGAGCAGAAGGAGTACGTGGATGTGGTTCCTTTCAAGCTTAAACGTTACGAGTCTTACCAAATCCAGCTTTTTCCATCTTTTAGCGAAGCACTGGACCAGTTTTTCCTTCGAGTAATCACGGCGGAGAAGGCTGTTGCCAGTGTAGAAGTGGACAATCTCAAAAAGGAAGCTCAACGGTTAAGCCGCATGGTTGAGGAGCAGGAAAAATCTATCCGTGAAGACCAAGCACGCCAAGAACGCGACCAGCAAATAGGAAACACCATCTACGCTCACCTATCTGAACTACAGATTTTCCTAGATAAACTACACACGGCAAATAGGCAAGGACTAGATTGGATTAGCATCGCCAAAGAAGCAAAAACGCAGTGCAAGTTTGTGGAGTCGTTTGATGGAAAAAATCTTGCCTTAAACATGTGCCTTGATGGCTACCATTTTTGTTTGAACCTGCGAGATTCACTATACGACAACGCCAACCAATACTACGAAAAAAGCAAACGGGCTAAGCAGAAATCTGAAGGCGCCACCTTTGCTTTGGAGGACTCTAAAAGGAAGCTGGCGAAAATCCAAAAAGAACTCGACCGCGCCGAGGAACTTAAAACCCTCAAACCCGCCCAGCTTATGGAAGCGTTGGCTGCACGCAAGATTGAAAGCAAGGAATGGTTCCAGAAATTTCGCTGGTTCACTTCTTCAGATGGGTTTTTGGTGGTTGCAGGCAAAGATGTAGTCAGCAATGAAGTGCTAATTAAGAAGCATGCGACTGATGAGGATGTGGTTTTTCACGCTGAAATCACTGGTTCACCGTTTGTCGTGATTAAGGCGGAGGGCAAACCCATAAGTGAGCAGGCGCTTAAGGAGGCTGGGGAGTATGCGGCGTCGTTTTCCCGTGCATGGCGCGAGAACGCAGGCAGCGCGGATGTGTACTGGGTTAAGCCCGAGCAACTCAGCAAGAGCGGTCCTTCAGGCGAGTCTGTGCCACATGGCGCGTTTTTTGTGGTTGGCAAACGTAACTGGATGCGCGGTACACCGCTAAAGCTTGCGATTGGAGTGAGCGTTGGGGAGAAGGCGGAGTTTTTTGGTGGTCCTGTGGATGCGGTTAGTGCAAGGACTAAATCGTTTATTTTGATTTTACCCGGTGACGTGCAGGGGAAGGAGTTGCTTACTCGTGTTTTGAAGTCTTTGATGTACAAGTTACCAAAAGAACAACGGGAGCGGGCAGGTAAAACTTCGATTGAGCAGGTACGCGAGTTTGTTCCTTATACTAAAGCATCAATTATTGATAAGCTGCGTTAGAATTGTCTGTGTCTTGGTTGTCGAAACGTTTTCGGTAGGATTCATAATCGGGAAGTTGCCGCGCGTAGTCCTCGCACATGAGATGAGAGGAAATCATAAAGTCCGCTGAGGAACGGTTACACGCAAACGGAATATTCCAAACCACAGCCACACGTAGAAGCGCTTTAACGTCGGGGTCATGAGGCATTGAAGAGAGCGGGTCCCAGAAGAAAATCAGAAAATCAATACAGCCCTCAGATATGCGTGCGCCGATTTGCATGTCACCACCTAAGGGGCCACTCTCGAAAATAGTCACGTTTAAACCCAGTTCTTTTTCAAGCAGTTTGCCTGTGGTTCCTGTGGCATAAAGTTCATGCTGCTGTAGCGTTCCCAGATTATATTTTGCCCATTGAAGCATGACTTCTTTTTTGTTGTCGTGAGCGATTAAGGCGATTCTTTTTCTGGGGCGTATTATAGCTACTTTTGGCATGACTAAGTCTCCAATAATTGTTCATCAGCGGTTTGGCTTATTAATTTGTCTTCTTGTAAAACAGTAAAGTCAAGTTCAGCTTTGGGAATAAAGGTTATTTAGCATAACACGCCTTGCCCATAAATGGGGAGAACCGCAGTGGAATCGCTGAAGAAGTTAGCGCAAGGTTTTCTAGCCGCAGCAGGCTTAGTCTGGTGCCTAAACATAGCTGCGATTATACAGGGCGGAGACGCATGGCTTGGGCTACTGTACGCGCTTACGTTGCTTATTCCAGCAATCAGCCTAACATACCTCAAACTGAAAACACCCAACACCACAACAACCCCCAGAAGCGAAAAATTGCGCGGTTTACTGTTTGCCTTTCAAGGTGTCGCGTTGGCGTTTTGGTGCTTTGACATCGTAACCACGGTTTACGCCATAGACATCACAGGTTTAGCCATCGAACTTAACCCGCTTGGGTGGCCACTGGGCATCTTGGGTGCATTCGCATACTACGCTCCAACAATGGTGTTCTCGTACGTGCTGCTTTACCGCATGAAAGAAAAAATCACCCTTGCCGCTGCGGTGCCGTTAACACTGCTTACGCTGGGTATGGCATCGATGAATTTGATGGCGGGAGCACAAAACTTTCAAGTCTTCGTAGACACCGCATACTTAACAACAAGCGTACGCTATTCAATGCTAGCTATGATTGTCATGGTAAATTTGGCGCTGCCGCTTACTGTAAGAAGACTTGTTATACAACCTGAACAGGTAATTCTCAAAACAAACTAAACATAAAAACTGAAAAAACAGGGTTTAGCTCAGTTTTTTGGTCATGACATAGGCGTCTTCGCCATCACTGTAGTATCCGTTGATTGTTCTGCTGACCTCAAATCCGAGTTGTTTGTATAGTGTAATAGCGTAGTCGTTGGTGACGCGGACTTCAAGGAAGCACTGTTTTGCCTTGTAGTAGACCATGCCTTCAAGCGCACGGGTGATTACGGCTTTTGCGATACCTTTGCGTCGATGATGAGGCAACACGGCGATGGAGACTACGTGTCCTTTGCGGATTAACCCGCCAAAGCCCAAGTTAGAAAGACCAACTTCGATGCGGCACATTATGTAGCCTGCGATTTCTTTTTCTGATTCTGCGACGATGAAAGTTTCGGGGAATCGTTGGTGCAGATCGATGAAGAAGAAGTCAGTGTAGTTTTCAGGTAGGCATACACGGTTGATTTGCATTACTGATTGTAGGTCGTCTGGACGGAACTTTCGAAGGTTAAAGGCCTCTGGCATTGTCTCAGCTCTTCTTAACGAATTTCACCATAGAAACTTAAAGTTTACGGATAGCACGTCCGCGTCAAGCGGGTTTTTTGCGG
This window harbors:
- the rqcH gene encoding ribosome rescue protein RqcH, yielding MRKKEFSSFDISAVTQELKEHILDSRVNNIYQFDQKTLVFRLHKTDLPPIRLVIEAGRRLHTTVYAEESPAQPPPFCMTMRKYLRGAWLAGIEQYQFERIVTVDFRTKTGLLKLTVELFGEGNLILTNEQNVIISAMEFKRMRDRNILHGEQLVFPPAIGKNPFEVTKTTLADTLKESGDTEVVRAMARSLGLGGVYSEEILQRADIDKTRPCKTLQETDFDAIFGCLEELLSKISNHQLEPNIVLDEQKEYVDVVPFKLKRYESYQIQLFPSFSEALDQFFLRVITAEKAVASVEVDNLKKEAQRLSRMVEEQEKSIREDQARQERDQQIGNTIYAHLSELQIFLDKLHTANRQGLDWISIAKEAKTQCKFVESFDGKNLALNMCLDGYHFCLNLRDSLYDNANQYYEKSKRAKQKSEGATFALEDSKRKLAKIQKELDRAEELKTLKPAQLMEALAARKIESKEWFQKFRWFTSSDGFLVVAGKDVVSNEVLIKKHATDEDVVFHAEITGSPFVVIKAEGKPISEQALKEAGEYAASFSRAWRENAGSADVYWVKPEQLSKSGPSGESVPHGAFFVVGKRNWMRGTPLKLAIGVSVGEKAEFFGGPVDAVSARTKSFILILPGDVQGKELLTRVLKSLMYKLPKEQRERAGKTSIEQVREFVPYTKASIIDKLR
- a CDS encoding methylglyoxal synthase, with amino-acid sequence MPKVAIIRPRKRIALIAHDNKKEVMLQWAKYNLGTLQQHELYATGTTGKLLEKELGLNVTIFESGPLGGDMQIGARISEGCIDFLIFFWDPLSSMPHDPDVKALLRVAVVWNIPFACNRSSADFMISSHLMCEDYARQLPDYESYRKRFDNQDTDNSNAAYQ
- a CDS encoding GNAT family N-acetyltransferase — its product is MPEAFNLRKFRPDDLQSVMQINRVCLPENYTDFFFIDLHQRFPETFIVAESEKEIAGYIMCRIEVGLSNLGFGGLIRKGHVVSIAVLPHHRRKGIAKAVITRALEGMVYYKAKQCFLEVRVTNDYAITLYKQLGFEVSRTINGYYSDGEDAYVMTKKLS